The following proteins come from a genomic window of Gimesia chilikensis:
- a CDS encoding Flp family type IVb pilin: protein MKNLTKSIKNFLVSEDGPTAVEYAVMLALIVIVCLTAIQAVGTNANAKFEAVRDALT, encoded by the coding sequence ATGAAGAATCTGACAAAGAGCATCAAGAATTTCCTGGTATCAGAAGATGGTCCTACAGCTGTTGAATACGCTGTCATGCTGGCTCTGATCGTTATCGTTTGTCTGACTGCCATCCAGGCTGTTGGTACAAACGCCAATGCGAAATTCGAAGCTGTTCGTGACGCGTTGACCTAA